One genomic segment of Corallococcus silvisoli includes these proteins:
- a CDS encoding DEAD/DEAH box helicase: MTFDELQLTDSLLKAVKAEGYTTPTPIQVKAIPHALAGKDVLGVAQTGTGKTAAFALPILQRLSAKAPAGGARPVRCLVLTPTRELASQVSDSFGTYGKHLPLRHAVVFGGVGQNPQVQALRQGVDILVATPGRLLDLIDQGHVTLRALEVFVLDEADRMLDMGFIHDVRRVIKVLPSVRQTLFFSATLPPDIVDLARNILKEPVRVEVTPASSTAETVSQQVYFVEREEKRALLTHLLQDAKAIPRALVFTRTKHGANRVAKQLTAAGVRADAIHGNKSQNARERALDEFRAGTLRVLVATDIAARGIDIDGLSHVFNYDLPNVPEQYVHRIGRTGRAGASGQAVSFCDSEERAYLRDIERTIRRSVPVADAGFRSQLPPPLPGDVEDTRPPLAGNRGGRGSARGNGGGGGGGQRRGGRGGRNGGGGGGQGRSSGGQSRQASGGNAQAPRTGGQGRPQVARPAAPAAGPGSPPPRRTMSKWG, encoded by the coding sequence ATGACTTTCGACGAACTGCAGTTGACCGATTCCCTTCTCAAGGCCGTGAAGGCCGAGGGCTACACCACGCCGACGCCCATCCAGGTGAAAGCGATTCCCCACGCACTGGCGGGCAAGGATGTGTTGGGCGTGGCCCAGACGGGCACGGGCAAGACGGCGGCGTTCGCGCTGCCCATCCTCCAGCGCCTGTCGGCGAAGGCGCCCGCGGGCGGCGCGCGGCCGGTGCGCTGCCTGGTGCTGACGCCCACGCGCGAGCTGGCCAGCCAGGTGAGTGACAGCTTCGGGACCTACGGCAAGCACCTGCCGCTGCGCCACGCGGTGGTGTTCGGCGGCGTGGGCCAGAATCCGCAGGTCCAGGCGCTGCGCCAGGGCGTGGACATCCTGGTGGCGACGCCGGGGCGCCTGCTGGATCTCATTGATCAGGGCCACGTGACGTTGCGCGCGCTGGAAGTGTTCGTGCTCGACGAGGCGGACCGCATGCTGGACATGGGGTTCATCCACGACGTGCGGCGGGTCATCAAGGTGCTGCCGTCGGTGCGCCAGACGCTGTTCTTCAGCGCGACGCTGCCGCCGGACATCGTGGACCTGGCGCGCAACATCCTGAAGGAGCCGGTGCGCGTGGAGGTGACGCCCGCGTCCAGCACCGCGGAGACGGTGAGCCAGCAGGTGTACTTCGTGGAGCGCGAGGAGAAGCGCGCGCTGCTCACGCACCTGCTCCAGGACGCGAAGGCGATTCCGCGCGCGCTCGTCTTCACCCGCACGAAGCACGGCGCCAACCGCGTGGCCAAGCAGCTCACGGCGGCGGGCGTGCGCGCGGACGCGATCCACGGCAACAAGAGCCAGAACGCCCGCGAGCGCGCGCTGGATGAGTTCCGCGCCGGCACGCTCCGGGTGCTGGTCGCCACGGACATCGCGGCGCGCGGCATCGACATCGACGGGCTGTCGCACGTGTTCAACTACGACCTGCCCAACGTGCCGGAGCAGTACGTGCACCGCATCGGCCGCACCGGTCGCGCGGGCGCCAGCGGACAGGCCGTGTCCTTCTGCGACTCCGAGGAGCGCGCGTACCTGCGCGACATCGAGCGCACCATCCGCCGCAGCGTGCCGGTGGCGGACGCGGGCTTCCGCTCGCAGCTGCCCCCTCCCCTGCCCGGGGATGTGGAGGACACCCGTCCCCCGCTGGCCGGCAACCGGGGCGGACGGGGCTCCGCGCGTGGCAACGGCGGGGGTGGCGGCGGGGGTCAGCGTCGCGGTGGCCGAGGCGGCCGCAATGGCGGGGGTGGCGGGGGGCAAGGCCGTTCGAGCGGTGGCCAGTCGCGTCAGGCCAGCGGCGGCAATGCCCAGGCGCCTCGCACGGGTGGCCAGGGCCGTCCGCAGGTGGCGCGTCCGGCGGCTCCGGCCGCGGGGCCGGGTTCGCCTCCGCCCCGTCGCACGATGTCCAAGTGGGGCTGA
- a CDS encoding glucan biosynthesis protein, protein MPRRAVMARAVGPWEERDLKRWQRQTVGLAWGLGLCVAALACAQPKAGAVRGTGFSTESVQERARALAAKPYQEPPIGVPPSFEKLTYDQFRDIRFRDSASLWREEGLPFRAQFFHPGFYYTRPVVVNLVEGGRARPVPFSTEQFTYGPLVGTPPKGKVNGFAGFRLNAPLNTKDYYDELVAFLGASYFRALGKGNLYGLSARGLAIDTALPGGEEFPTFREFWLETPAAGSDAVVVHALMDSPSVTGAFRFAIHPGERTVMDVDATVFARKVVRQLGLAPLTSMFLFGENDRGDFDDFRPEVHDSDGLSVWMKNGEKLWRPLKNPKQLQVSSFHSDGLAGFGLLQRDQAFTSYEDLEARYERRPGAWVEPVSDWGAGSVRLVEIPTREEIHDNIVAFWVPDAPVQAGAQLRFAYRLSWGFAPEGAKAGGSTVAATRVAAGSKPGARRFVLDFTKDAGEGTGPVEAVVTASRGQVLHPRAEVHAISGGYRAAFELLPDGDAPVELRCFLKRGSETLTETWSYLWIP, encoded by the coding sequence ATGCCGCGTCGCGCCGTGATGGCGCGGGCGGTGGGCCCCTGGGAGGAGCGGGATTTGAAGCGGTGGCAGCGACAGACGGTGGGGCTGGCCTGGGGCTTGGGGCTGTGCGTGGCGGCGTTGGCGTGTGCCCAGCCCAAGGCGGGGGCGGTCCGGGGGACTGGGTTCTCCACGGAGTCGGTGCAGGAGCGGGCCCGCGCGCTGGCCGCGAAGCCGTACCAGGAGCCCCCCATCGGGGTGCCGCCCTCCTTCGAGAAGCTCACGTACGATCAGTTCCGGGACATCCGCTTCCGTGACTCGGCGTCGCTGTGGCGTGAAGAGGGGCTGCCCTTCCGGGCGCAGTTCTTCCACCCGGGCTTCTATTACACGCGTCCCGTGGTCGTGAACCTGGTGGAGGGCGGCAGGGCGCGCCCGGTGCCCTTCTCCACGGAGCAGTTCACCTATGGGCCCCTGGTGGGCACGCCGCCCAAGGGCAAGGTGAACGGCTTCGCGGGCTTCCGGCTGAACGCGCCGCTGAACACGAAGGACTACTACGACGAGCTGGTGGCCTTCCTGGGCGCCAGCTACTTCCGCGCGCTCGGCAAGGGCAACCTCTATGGTCTGTCCGCGCGCGGGCTCGCCATCGACACGGCGCTGCCGGGGGGCGAGGAGTTCCCCACGTTCCGCGAGTTCTGGCTGGAGACGCCGGCCGCGGGCTCGGACGCGGTGGTGGTGCACGCGCTGATGGACAGCCCCAGCGTGACGGGCGCGTTCCGCTTCGCCATCCACCCGGGTGAGCGCACGGTGATGGACGTGGACGCGACGGTGTTCGCGCGCAAGGTGGTGCGGCAGTTGGGCCTGGCGCCGCTCACCAGCATGTTCCTCTTCGGTGAGAACGACCGGGGCGACTTCGACGACTTCCGCCCGGAGGTCCACGATTCCGACGGCCTGTCGGTCTGGATGAAGAACGGCGAGAAGCTGTGGCGCCCCCTGAAGAACCCGAAGCAGCTCCAGGTCAGCAGCTTCCACTCGGACGGACTGGCGGGCTTCGGCCTGCTGCAGCGCGACCAGGCGTTCACCAGCTACGAGGACCTGGAGGCGCGCTACGAGCGCCGGCCGGGCGCCTGGGTGGAGCCGGTGAGTGACTGGGGCGCCGGCTCCGTGCGGCTCGTGGAGATCCCGACCCGCGAGGAGATCCACGACAACATCGTGGCCTTCTGGGTGCCGGATGCGCCGGTGCAGGCGGGCGCGCAGCTTCGCTTCGCCTACCGGCTGTCCTGGGGCTTCGCCCCCGAGGGCGCGAAGGCTGGGGGCTCCACCGTCGCGGCGACGCGTGTCGCGGCGGGCAGCAAGCCGGGGGCGCGCCGCTTCGTCCTCGACTTCACGAAGGACGCCGGGGAGGGCACCGGTCCGGTGGAGGCGGTCGTCACCGCTTCACGCGGCCAGGTGCTGCACCCGCGCGCGGAGGTCCATGCGATCTCCGGTGGCTACCGCGCGGCCTTCGAGCTGCTGCCCGACGGGGACGCCCCCGTCGAGCTGCGCTGCTTCCTGAAACGCGGTTCCGAGACCCTCACCGAGACCTGGAGCTACCTGTGGATTCCGTGA
- the mdoH gene encoding glucans biosynthesis glucosyltransferase MdoH produces MNPQPYTPALARPRRVMVLGLAALSTGFASVEMHRLLAAHGTTVPELFVLGLFTLCFAWISLSFWSGIAGFVQLVSNQRVPGLLWPTEEEAAVPLTRRTAVVMPVYNEDPAAVFAHVQATYESIAATGQLDAFDFYVLSDSTRAESWVAEELAWSELCRRVGGQGRIFYRRRSDNTAKKAGNLAEFCERWGRRYDFLLVLDADSLMAGDSVVRMARLMELNPGAGILQVPPQNVGRSTLFARLQQFAGRIYGPIVAAGAASWQLGDSNYWGHNAILRMAPFIEHCGLPVLPGQQPFGGHILSHDFVEAALMRRAGYTVWLVPEIGGSYEQPPPDLLAYAQRDRRWCQGNLQHLGLVMAGGLHPMSRMHFLMGVMSYVASPLWLIFLVSGLFAALHEWFFSPATLVGFQSTLPGGDAFDTVGALRLMLVSLAMLWIPRLMGLGLVLADREEAARMGGRAMLVLSVALEGVVSTLMAPVMMLFQSHFVFGTLLGYKVNWSSQQREDTDLPWSEALRRHKWHMVVGVVLALLAVAVAPGMLTWLSPVILGLWLSPAISVFTARASLGLWAQRRGLFLIPEEVAPPTVLVRAQELAGEELEPVGDALDHVLTDPRAHALHLALLEAHPTAGVPVALASARRKLLAGAVEPLSAQEKSAVLLDARTLSELRGRRLSVQA; encoded by the coding sequence ATGAACCCCCAACCGTACACTCCGGCGCTGGCCCGTCCGCGCCGCGTCATGGTGCTGGGGCTCGCGGCCCTGAGCACCGGGTTCGCATCCGTGGAGATGCACCGGCTGCTGGCCGCCCACGGGACCACGGTGCCGGAGCTGTTCGTGCTGGGGCTGTTCACGCTGTGCTTCGCGTGGATCTCCCTGTCGTTCTGGAGCGGCATCGCGGGCTTCGTGCAGCTGGTGTCGAACCAGCGGGTGCCGGGCCTGCTCTGGCCCACGGAGGAGGAGGCCGCGGTCCCGCTGACGCGCCGCACCGCCGTGGTGATGCCCGTCTACAACGAGGATCCGGCCGCCGTGTTCGCGCACGTGCAGGCCACGTACGAGTCCATCGCCGCGACGGGGCAGTTGGACGCGTTCGACTTCTACGTGCTCAGCGACTCCACCCGGGCGGAGTCGTGGGTGGCGGAGGAGCTGGCGTGGTCGGAGCTGTGCCGCCGGGTGGGCGGGCAGGGCCGCATCTTCTACCGCCGCCGCTCCGACAACACCGCCAAGAAGGCCGGGAACCTGGCCGAGTTCTGCGAGCGCTGGGGCCGCCGCTACGACTTCCTGCTGGTGCTGGACGCCGACAGCTTGATGGCGGGCGACAGCGTGGTGCGGATGGCGCGGCTGATGGAGCTGAACCCGGGGGCGGGCATCCTCCAGGTGCCGCCGCAGAACGTGGGTCGCTCCACGCTGTTCGCGCGCCTGCAGCAGTTCGCGGGGCGCATCTACGGGCCCATCGTGGCCGCGGGCGCGGCGTCGTGGCAGCTGGGGGACTCCAACTACTGGGGCCACAACGCCATCCTGCGCATGGCGCCCTTCATCGAGCACTGTGGCCTGCCGGTGCTTCCGGGGCAGCAGCCCTTCGGCGGCCACATCCTCAGCCATGACTTCGTGGAGGCGGCGCTGATGCGCCGGGCGGGCTACACGGTGTGGCTGGTGCCGGAGATTGGCGGCAGCTACGAGCAGCCGCCGCCGGACCTGTTGGCGTACGCGCAGCGCGACCGCCGCTGGTGCCAGGGCAACCTCCAGCACCTGGGCCTGGTGATGGCGGGGGGCCTGCATCCGATGAGCCGGATGCACTTCCTCATGGGGGTGATGTCCTACGTCGCATCGCCCCTGTGGCTCATCTTCCTGGTGTCGGGCCTGTTCGCCGCGCTGCACGAGTGGTTCTTCTCGCCGGCGACGCTGGTGGGGTTCCAGTCCACGCTGCCCGGGGGAGACGCGTTCGACACGGTGGGCGCGCTGCGGCTGATGCTCGTGTCGCTGGCGATGCTGTGGATTCCGCGCCTGATGGGCCTGGGGCTGGTGCTCGCGGACCGCGAGGAGGCGGCGCGGATGGGGGGCCGCGCCATGCTGGTGCTGAGCGTGGCGCTGGAGGGCGTGGTGTCCACGCTGATGGCGCCGGTGATGATGCTCTTCCAGTCGCACTTCGTGTTCGGGACGCTGCTTGGCTACAAGGTGAACTGGTCCAGCCAGCAGCGCGAGGACACCGACCTGCCCTGGTCGGAGGCCCTGCGGCGGCACAAGTGGCACATGGTGGTCGGCGTCGTGCTCGCGCTGCTGGCGGTCGCGGTGGCGCCGGGGATGCTGACGTGGTTGTCGCCGGTCATCCTGGGGCTGTGGCTGTCCCCGGCCATCTCCGTGTTCACCGCCCGTGCGTCACTGGGCCTGTGGGCGCAGCGGCGGGGCCTGTTCCTCATCCCGGAGGAGGTGGCTCCCCCCACGGTGCTGGTGCGCGCGCAGGAGCTCGCGGGGGAGGAGCTGGAGCCGGTGGGCGATGCGCTGGACCACGTGCTGACGGATCCGCGCGCGCACGCCCTGCATCTGGCCCTGCTGGAGGCGCACCCGACGGCCGGTGTGCCCGTGGCCCTCGCGTCCGCGCGGCGCAAGCTGCTGGCGGGCGCGGTGGAGCCCCTGTCCGCGCAGGAGAAGTCCGCGGTCCTGCTGGATGCACGCACACTGTCGGAGCTGCGCGGCCGGCGCTTGAGCGTCCAGGCCTGA
- a CDS encoding M28 family metallopeptidase yields MNRVTSAAALALFFSSGAFAAEPPTSGEDRWWKHVEVLASDAMEGRDTGSKGYELAAGYVSKELAALGVRPVMKTGFLQPMALESRRLIESKSRIALVKDGKTQPLVQGEDAVLSSRQGEAGAVDAPLVFVGYGLSIPELGHDDFAGLDLKGKVVVLLQGGPGNIPGPVKSHFSSWTERVKVLKRAGAVGYVYLQNPKHQELPWERLVGSVRSPTMQFAEASLNDTGGLKVAAVMNVTRSQKLFEGAPHRYEELVALADADQPLPRFELPFRLKAKLAFEVKSLKSMNVVGVMPGADPVLAKEYVVLSAHLDHVGVGEPVNGDRIYNGAMDNASGVAAVLEVARQLHAQPTKPKRSVLFALVTGEEKGLLGSKYFAARPPVPITSMVADFNLDMFMPHWPFTSVVAHGKDESTLSVPLAAVAAKQGVQVLPDPEPDRNLFVRSDQYSFIREGVPALFFKFGYTPGSQEQKVLKQWLTERYHAPSDDLSQQPVDHEGAARFIEFLTAMTNAVADAPGRPQWNDDSFFRRFAKPSVVPVKSAPTSTVTP; encoded by the coding sequence ATGAACCGGGTCACCTCCGCCGCCGCGCTCGCGCTGTTCTTCTCCTCTGGGGCCTTCGCCGCGGAGCCTCCCACCTCCGGGGAGGACCGGTGGTGGAAGCACGTCGAGGTCCTGGCCAGTGACGCGATGGAGGGCCGGGACACGGGCAGCAAGGGCTACGAGCTGGCCGCGGGCTATGTGTCCAAGGAGCTGGCCGCGCTGGGGGTCCGGCCGGTGATGAAGACCGGCTTCCTCCAGCCCATGGCGCTGGAGTCCCGCCGCCTCATCGAGTCGAAGTCGCGCATCGCGCTGGTGAAGGACGGCAAGACGCAGCCGCTCGTGCAGGGCGAGGACGCCGTCCTGTCCTCGCGGCAGGGAGAGGCCGGTGCCGTGGACGCGCCGCTGGTGTTCGTGGGGTACGGCCTGTCCATTCCCGAGCTGGGCCATGATGACTTCGCGGGCCTGGACCTGAAGGGCAAGGTGGTGGTGCTGCTCCAGGGCGGACCGGGGAACATCCCGGGCCCGGTGAAGTCCCATTTCTCTTCGTGGACGGAGCGCGTGAAGGTCCTCAAGCGCGCGGGGGCCGTGGGGTACGTCTACCTGCAGAACCCCAAGCACCAGGAGCTGCCGTGGGAGCGGCTGGTCGGCTCCGTCAGGAGCCCGACGATGCAGTTCGCGGAGGCGTCGCTCAATGACACCGGCGGTCTGAAGGTCGCGGCGGTGATGAACGTGACGCGGTCGCAGAAGCTGTTCGAGGGCGCGCCTCACCGCTACGAAGAGCTGGTGGCGTTGGCGGACGCGGATCAGCCGCTGCCGAGGTTCGAGCTGCCCTTCCGGCTGAAGGCGAAGCTGGCGTTCGAGGTGAAGTCGCTGAAGTCGATGAACGTGGTGGGCGTCATGCCGGGCGCGGATCCGGTGCTCGCGAAGGAGTACGTGGTGCTCAGCGCGCACCTGGACCACGTGGGCGTGGGAGAGCCGGTGAACGGCGACCGCATCTACAACGGCGCCATGGACAACGCGTCCGGTGTCGCGGCGGTGCTGGAGGTCGCGCGCCAGCTGCATGCCCAGCCGACGAAGCCGAAGCGTTCAGTGCTGTTCGCGCTGGTGACAGGGGAGGAGAAGGGGCTGCTCGGGTCGAAGTACTTCGCGGCCCGGCCGCCCGTGCCCATCACCTCCATGGTGGCGGACTTCAACCTGGACATGTTCATGCCCCACTGGCCCTTCACCTCCGTGGTGGCGCACGGCAAGGACGAGTCCACGCTGTCGGTGCCGCTGGCGGCGGTGGCCGCGAAGCAGGGCGTCCAGGTGCTCCCGGATCCGGAGCCGGACCGCAACCTGTTCGTGCGCAGCGACCAGTACTCGTTCATCCGCGAGGGCGTGCCCGCGCTGTTCTTCAAGTTTGGCTACACGCCGGGGTCGCAGGAGCAGAAGGTCCTCAAGCAGTGGCTGACGGAGCGCTACCACGCGCCGTCGGACGACCTGTCCCAGCAGCCCGTGGATCACGAAGGCGCCGCGCGGTTCATCGAGTTCCTGACCGCCATGACGAACGCGGTGGCGGACGCGCCGGGCCGCCCCCAGTGGAATGACGACAGCTTCTTCCGGCGCTTCGCGAAGCCTTCGGTAGTGCCCGTCAAGTCCGCGCCGACCTCCACCGTGACCCCGTAG
- a CDS encoding ATP-binding protein, with product MAEAFRRLAVVEPPADDAPSNRDMRPPPSPHLPPTGSVALVFTDIQGSTRLWERCGQGMRDALELHDGVLRALLLGTDGYEVKSQGDAFMVAFASPTEAVHWCLRAQEALLHVSWPKALLEEADAAEEYAAEGLAHRGLRVRMGVHVGEPDCRMDPSTHRLDYLGPPVNIAARVADAGHGGQVLLSGATWARVAQELAALGLPIARQLGAFRLRGVGDSVTLVELLPVALSHRRFGPLRAPRERPGNVPLLRQDLVGRAEELDTLRQWVSEGARLLSILGPGGMGKTRLATHFGALESDAGHWEGGVWRCDLEEALTADDLCHAVGRALGVPLAADGDGSTPAERLGRALAGCGDVLVILDNVEQVVRHVPATLGRWRVLAPHARFLVTTREALRLPGERVLDLAPLGLPDPEETRWDVILRSDAVRLFVQRARETRGDFILGDEDAPRVADIVRQLDGIALAIELAAARVSVLGVEQLRERLSKRFDLLRVGRRDAPARQATLRGAIDWSWNLLEPAERAALAQCSVFRGGFTLEAAEAVLVLPEGSPDVLEVLHSLRSRSLVCAREVGSPGGFLRLGLYESIREYAALRLMEQGDEVACEARHADTYLQVARRLRERVQKTGGATALRRLALERENLLAACDNAMAVRPASAESLGRALETLVALEPDVRTRGPAGLLLERLEQALELSSRVAVAPLKRAEALAVLGRAYLDAGQADAARQALEQVRGIFHVLGETALEKRVLVDLSIVARHAGDAAAAWTLMRDAQALPSGNDHWLEAYAMGNLGLVEQVRRGPEAAIPHLRAALALFREVGDVTFEVGFLTNCAVAMGEAGDSGEAVTLLGEALARALSVEDRAGQALARLNLGCYLLDGGGVMEACEHLEAAVRLSRLLGQRLMEGTALGEWGRASLARGHWKQARAALAEAVAILGRASRWQALRFIAHLAALDAACGELTAAREGFSALDGAPELRDDPALFQLVELLRAALDLAHADTLPVGSAEGHEARGSARRRIEAARHAPKESASSDIRGALRFLEARPGVAESHPDA from the coding sequence ATGGCAGAGGCCTTCCGAAGACTCGCGGTCGTCGAGCCTCCAGCCGACGACGCGCCTTCCAACCGGGACATGAGGCCCCCTCCCTCGCCACACCTGCCTCCCACCGGTTCGGTCGCGCTGGTCTTCACCGACATCCAGGGGTCCACCCGCCTGTGGGAGCGCTGCGGCCAGGGCATGCGCGACGCGCTGGAGCTGCATGATGGCGTGCTGCGCGCGCTGCTGCTGGGCACGGACGGCTACGAGGTGAAGTCGCAGGGCGACGCCTTCATGGTGGCGTTCGCGTCCCCCACGGAGGCGGTGCACTGGTGCCTCCGGGCCCAGGAGGCCCTGCTGCACGTGAGCTGGCCCAAGGCCTTGCTGGAGGAAGCGGACGCGGCGGAGGAGTACGCGGCCGAAGGGCTGGCCCACCGGGGGCTGCGCGTGCGCATGGGCGTGCACGTGGGGGAACCCGACTGCCGGATGGATCCCTCCACCCACCGGTTGGACTACCTGGGGCCTCCGGTGAACATCGCGGCGCGCGTGGCGGACGCGGGCCATGGCGGCCAGGTGCTGCTGAGCGGCGCGACGTGGGCTCGCGTCGCCCAGGAGCTGGCCGCGCTGGGGCTGCCCATCGCGCGCCAGCTGGGCGCCTTCCGCCTGCGCGGCGTGGGCGACAGCGTGACGCTGGTGGAGCTGTTGCCGGTGGCCTTGTCGCACCGCCGCTTCGGGCCTCTGCGCGCGCCACGGGAGCGGCCCGGCAACGTGCCGCTGCTGCGGCAGGACCTGGTGGGGCGCGCGGAGGAGCTGGACACCCTGCGCCAGTGGGTGTCGGAGGGCGCGCGGCTGCTCAGCATCCTGGGCCCGGGGGGCATGGGGAAGACGCGGCTGGCCACGCACTTCGGCGCGCTGGAGTCGGACGCGGGTCACTGGGAGGGCGGCGTCTGGCGGTGCGATCTGGAGGAGGCCCTGACGGCGGATGATCTCTGCCACGCGGTGGGGCGCGCCCTGGGCGTCCCGCTGGCGGCGGATGGCGACGGCAGCACGCCCGCGGAGCGGCTGGGCCGCGCGCTCGCGGGCTGCGGCGACGTGCTGGTCATCCTCGACAACGTGGAGCAGGTGGTGCGGCACGTGCCCGCGACGCTGGGCCGCTGGCGGGTGCTGGCGCCGCACGCGCGCTTCCTCGTCACCACGCGCGAGGCCCTGCGCCTGCCCGGAGAGCGCGTGCTGGATCTGGCCCCGCTGGGTCTGCCAGATCCCGAGGAGACGCGCTGGGACGTCATCCTGCGCTCGGACGCGGTGCGCCTGTTCGTGCAGCGGGCGCGGGAGACGCGCGGCGACTTCATCCTGGGCGACGAGGACGCCCCGCGCGTCGCGGACATCGTGCGGCAATTGGACGGCATCGCCCTGGCCATCGAGCTGGCCGCCGCGCGCGTGAGCGTGCTGGGAGTGGAGCAGCTGCGCGAGCGGCTGTCGAAGCGCTTCGACCTGCTGCGCGTCGGGCGGCGGGATGCACCCGCCCGGCAGGCGACGCTGCGGGGGGCCATCGACTGGTCGTGGAACCTGCTGGAGCCAGCGGAGCGCGCCGCGCTGGCGCAATGCTCGGTGTTCCGCGGCGGCTTCACGCTGGAGGCGGCCGAGGCGGTGTTGGTGCTGCCGGAGGGGTCACCGGACGTGCTGGAGGTGCTGCACTCCCTGCGCTCCCGTTCGCTCGTGTGCGCGCGAGAGGTGGGCTCGCCCGGCGGCTTCCTGCGCCTGGGGCTTTACGAGAGCATCCGCGAATACGCGGCGCTGCGCCTGATGGAACAGGGGGACGAGGTGGCCTGCGAGGCCCGCCATGCGGACACGTATCTCCAGGTCGCGCGGCGGCTGAGAGAGCGCGTCCAGAAGACAGGCGGTGCGACGGCGCTCCGCAGGTTGGCCCTGGAGCGGGAGAACCTGCTGGCCGCATGCGACAACGCGATGGCGGTGCGTCCCGCGTCCGCCGAGTCCCTGGGCCGCGCGCTGGAGACCCTGGTGGCGTTGGAGCCGGATGTGCGGACGCGCGGGCCCGCGGGTCTGCTGCTGGAGAGGCTGGAGCAGGCACTGGAGCTGTCTTCGCGCGTGGCGGTGGCGCCGCTGAAGCGCGCGGAGGCGCTCGCGGTCCTGGGCCGTGCGTACCTGGACGCGGGACAGGCGGACGCGGCCCGCCAGGCGCTGGAGCAGGTGCGCGGCATCTTCCATGTGCTGGGCGAGACCGCGCTGGAGAAGCGCGTGCTCGTGGATCTGTCCATCGTCGCCCGGCACGCCGGAGACGCGGCCGCCGCGTGGACGCTGATGCGCGACGCGCAGGCCCTGCCCTCCGGGAATGACCATTGGTTGGAGGCCTACGCGATGGGCAACCTGGGCCTCGTCGAACAGGTGCGGCGAGGACCGGAGGCAGCCATCCCGCACCTTCGCGCGGCGCTGGCCCTGTTCCGCGAGGTCGGGGACGTGACGTTCGAGGTGGGCTTCCTCACCAACTGCGCGGTCGCCATGGGTGAAGCAGGCGACAGCGGCGAAGCGGTGACGTTGTTGGGCGAGGCGCTGGCACGAGCGCTGAGCGTGGAGGACCGCGCGGGGCAGGCACTCGCGCGGCTCAACCTGGGGTGCTACCTGCTGGACGGGGGCGGCGTCATGGAGGCCTGCGAGCATCTGGAGGCCGCGGTGCGCCTGTCGCGGCTGCTGGGTCAACGCCTGATGGAGGGCACCGCCCTGGGAGAGTGGGGCCGGGCATCGCTTGCCCGGGGCCACTGGAAGCAGGCCCGCGCGGCGCTGGCGGAGGCGGTGGCCATCCTGGGCCGCGCGTCTCGCTGGCAGGCACTGCGCTTCATCGCGCACCTTGCCGCGTTGGATGCGGCGTGCGGCGAACTGACCGCGGCCCGCGAAGGGTTCTCGGCGCTGGATGGGGCTCCCGAGCTGCGCGACGACCCTGCCCTCTTCCAGCTCGTGGAGCTGCTGCGCGCCGCGCTCGACCTCGCCCACGCCGACACCTTGCCGGTGGGAAGCGCGGAAGGCCACGAAGCGCGCGGCTCCGCGCGCCGCCGCATCGAAGCAGCGCGACACGCCCCGAAGGAATCAGCCTCGTCGGACATCCGCGGCGCGCTGCGCTTCCTGGAGGCCCGTCCCGGGGTCGCGGAGTCCCACCCCGACGCCTGA
- a CDS encoding TIGR02452 family protein — MSLNRVADETLRILEQGTYVPLSGREVSVRDAVAHAVQGTVLVRPGDFEHLKRPEPVTGFTVEVTSEKTGEAARRLVELEGVRDVVALNFASAVNPGGGFLTGAKAQEEDLARCSALYPCLLRFPEYYDVNRKLRSPLYTDHVLYSPDVPFFRNEHYDLLERPFNVSLITAPAPNAKQLPADDAEVGLQLREVLIARALKVLQVAAHHGHRTLILGAWGCGAFRNNPRDAAEAFARGLSTMAGAFSRVVFAVYERGGHGPNLSTFRARFG; from the coding sequence ATGTCGCTGAATCGCGTCGCGGACGAGACCCTTCGCATCCTCGAGCAGGGCACCTACGTGCCGCTTTCGGGACGGGAGGTGTCCGTGCGCGACGCGGTGGCGCACGCGGTCCAGGGCACGGTGCTGGTGCGCCCGGGCGACTTCGAACACCTCAAGCGTCCGGAGCCCGTGACGGGCTTCACGGTCGAGGTGACCTCCGAGAAGACGGGCGAGGCCGCGCGCCGGCTGGTGGAGCTGGAGGGCGTGCGGGACGTGGTGGCGCTCAACTTCGCGTCGGCGGTGAACCCGGGCGGTGGCTTCCTCACGGGGGCGAAGGCGCAGGAGGAGGACCTGGCGCGGTGCTCGGCGCTGTACCCGTGCCTGCTCCGGTTTCCGGAGTACTACGACGTGAACCGCAAGCTGCGCTCGCCGCTCTACACGGACCACGTGCTGTACTCGCCCGACGTGCCTTTCTTCCGCAACGAGCACTACGACTTATTGGAGCGGCCCTTCAACGTGTCGCTGATCACGGCGCCCGCGCCCAACGCGAAGCAGCTGCCCGCGGACGACGCGGAGGTGGGGCTCCAACTGCGTGAAGTGTTGATCGCGCGGGCGCTCAAGGTGTTGCAGGTGGCGGCGCACCACGGGCACCGGACGCTCATCCTGGGGGCATGGGGATGCGGCGCGTTCCGCAACAACCCGCGCGACGCGGCGGAGGCCTTCGCGCGGGGCCTGTCGACGATGGCGGGGGCGTTCAGCCGCGTGGTGTTCGCCGTGTACGAGCGGGGCGGGCACGGGCCGAACCTGAGCACGTTCCGCGCGCGGTTCGGCTGA